GCCTGTAGAATAATGGCATTCGCCAGTTTTTCAAATGCATCTATCATACAACACCCCTCGCTTTCCCAAGATTTGCTTTGACCGCATTGATAAGATCAGATTGTGTCTTTTCCTTTCGTTTCAAGGCCCTCATCACATCTTCATCAATCGTTCCTTTAGTAATAATGTGATGGATAACCACCGTTTCATTTTGTCCTTGTCTCCAAAGTCTTGCATTGGTTTGCTGATAGAGTTCTAGACTCCAGGTAAGACCAAACCAAATAAGTGTTGAACCACCACTTTGTAAGTTAAGGCCGTGTCCTGCTGATGCAGGATGGATAACCGCCACAGAAATATCGCCGTTGTTCCAATCCTTGATATCCTTGGATGTTTTAATTTCTCTAACATTAAATCTTGCTTTAATACGCTCTAAATCGTGATTATACCAATATGCAATAAGAACAGGTTTGCCGTTTGCACCTTCGATTAAATCTTCAAGAGCATCCAGCTTGCGGTCATGGATAATATGAGTATTTTTATCATCATCATAGACAGCACCGTTTGCCATTTGCAGGAGTTTGCCAGAAAGGACTGCTGCATTCATGGCATCAATCTCCTCATTGGCAAGCTCAAGAACCATCTCTTCACGAAAGTGATCATATACGGATTGTTCTTTGTCATTCAGATACACGGGCACTTCATTGATAACGCACTCTGGCATTTTCAGAAAATCGACTGATTTCATGGAAATGGTGATATCCGAAATGAGCCGATATATGGCATCTTCAGCACCTGGCAATGGTTTATATGAAAATACGATTTGCTGATTACGTTTATCCGGTGTAAAAAAGGAATTGCGGTAGTGAGTTATGTATCTGCCGAGTCTTTTACCCATGTCGAGAATACGAAACTCTGCCCACAAATCCATTAACCCATTACTGGAGGGTGTACCCGTAAGACCCACGATCCGTTTTGCCCTCGGCCTTACTTTTAGTAAACTTTTAAATCTTTTTGCACCATAGGATTTAAAGGATGATAGCTCATCGATTACCACCATGTCATAGTCAAAAGGGATGCCACTTTTGTTTACCAACCAGTCCACATTTTCTCTATTTATAAGGTAGACACTTGCAGGTTTTCTAAGAGCCGCCAATCGCTCCTGCTCTGTTCCAATCGCTACCGAAAACTCCAGCCCTTTTAAATGCTCCCACTTATTTATCTCAGCTGGCCAAGTATCCCTTGCTACCCGAAGTGGAGCAATGACCAGAACCTTTCCAATTTCAAAACTATCAAGACATAAATCAAATATAGCTGTTAGAGTAATGACGCTTTTGCCAAGACCCATTTCTAAAAACACCGCAGCGATGGGATGCTCAAGTATGAAGTTCGTTGCATAGGTCTGATATTTATGAGGATTGTATTTCACCCAGTATCCCTCCAATCTGCTTAACATCATCAATGACATAGCAGGTAAAGCCTAACTTCTGTAATTGCTTTATTCTTCTAATCTGTAACGGACGAGGTTTCTTTCCGGGAGCCTTTAATTCCACAAAAGCCATCTTCCCATATGGTAAAAGCACAAGACGGTCTGGCATTCCATCTAAACCTGGACTAACAAACTTCGCCGCAATACCTCCTATCTTTTTTACCTCAGCCACCAGTTTCTTTTCGATATATTTTTCAAGCATAAATACCTCCCATATAAAAAGGCTCGGAACAAGAAAACAACTTTGACCCAATTTTCCTATACGCGCGCGTATGCGTGTATGCACAGGCTACTATTACTTCTTTTTACTATTTATAAATAAATAGGATACTTCTTGTTCCACTTGTTCCGAACCGTTGATTTTCCTTATCATTACTAGCTTTAGGGAAAGAAAGAGTATGGGAACAAGGTAAGGTACAACTTAGCGTTGTTCCTCGACTCGGGAATAAGCTCGTTGCTTTCCGTAGACAGGAAACGTCACAACACCATTCTTGTTCCCAGTGTACTTGTTCCACTCACTGATCTTTCTCATAATGGCACCGATGGCATAGGAATCTGAAGGCTTTAGCATGGATGCCTCTTTACCGAAACACTCACACCAAATTTCCATATTACAGACAAGGGTCCTTTTTACGGTTCCAACACGGGTGCCGCCGCCAAATTCGCTACCGCCGAGAAAATTTCTACGCTCGTACAAAGACATCGTGTCCCAATCATCCGGCAAGAGCGTATCCAAGTAAGTACGAACCAGTCCTTCTCGTTCATCTGTTTCCATAGCATCTGCCTGTTCACTAGTTGCCATGGATACATCATCACCTTCAAGGTAGAGTTTTTCGCCCTTCTCATATAATACTAGTGCCTCTGCCCAAATCTGCTGTACTTCTTCTTTAGTCATCTGCCAAGCTTTCTTTCTACTGTTACCACTAATGCGGACTGGCCAAAATCTGCGGTTGCCCGTAATATCACGAAGAAAACCGCTTTCCGCATTGGTAGAACCTACAATCACGCATTGACGGGGATGGCTTTCGACGTTGACCCCATAACTTGCACGGTACTTATCATCTGCCCTTGAAATAAAGGACTTCACAACCTCCACATCCGTCTTACGCATTCCAGCAAGCTCTCCTAGTTCCAGCAACCAATATCCCTGAAGTTTCTCAGCCCCGGATTTATCCTTCATATCTGTAATAGTCAAACTGTCTGAAAACCAGTCTCCAGCAAGCTTAGCAAAGAAGGTTGATTTACCGATTCCTTGAGGACCGTTTAAGATAAGAACACTATCAAACTTTGTACCTGGTCTATAAATACGGGCTACCGCTGCAACCATCGTTTTGCGTATGACTGCTTTTGTATAGGAATTATCTGTTGCACCGAAATAATCAATTAATAGATTATCT
Above is a genomic segment from Lysinibacillus sp. PLM2 containing:
- a CDS encoding DEAD/DEAH box helicase, whose protein sequence is MKYNPHKYQTYATNFILEHPIAAVFLEMGLGKSVITLTAIFDLCLDSFEIGKVLVIAPLRVARDTWPAEINKWEHLKGLEFSVAIGTEQERLAALRKPASVYLINRENVDWLVNKSGIPFDYDMVVIDELSSFKSYGAKRFKSLLKVRPRAKRIVGLTGTPSSNGLMDLWAEFRILDMGKRLGRYITHYRNSFFTPDKRNQQIVFSYKPLPGAEDAIYRLISDITISMKSVDFLKMPECVINEVPVYLNDKEQSVYDHFREEMVLELANEEIDAMNAAVLSGKLLQMANGAVYDDDKNTHIIHDRKLDALEDLIEGANGKPVLIAYWYNHDLERIKARFNVREIKTSKDIKDWNNGDISVAVIHPASAGHGLNLQSGGSTLIWFGLTWSLELYQQTNARLWRQGQNETVVIHHIITKGTIDEDVMRALKRKEKTQSDLINAVKANLGKARGVV